One Klebsiella electrica genomic window, TCTGAACTGTGCGGCGCTGCCGGAGAGCGTGGCGGAAAGCGAGCTGTTCGGGCATGTGAAAGGGGCGTTTACCGGGGCTATCAGCAACCGCAGCGGCAAGTTTGAAATGGCCGATAACGGGACCCTGTTTCTTGATGAAATCGGGGAGCTGTCGCTGGCGCTGCAGGCCAAGCTGCTGCGCGTATTGCAGTACGGCGATATTCAGCGCGTGGGCGACGATCGCAGCCTGCGGGTCGACGTGCGGGTACTGGCGGCCACCAACCGCGATCTGCGCCAGGAGGTGATCGCCGGCCGTTTTCGCGCCGATCTCTATCACCGCCTGAGCGTGTTTCCGCTCTCGGTGCCGGCGTTGCGCGATCGTGACGATGATGTGGTGCTGCTGGCGGGGTATTTCTGCGAGCAGTGTCGCCTGCGGATGGGGCTGGCGCAGGTGGTGCTGAGCGATGCCACGCGGGCAAGGCTGCGCAGCTGGCCGTGGCCTGGCAACGTGCGTGAGCTGGAACATGCGATTCATCGCGCGGTGGTGCTGGCGCGGGCGACGCAGGCTGGCGACGAGGTGCGGCTCTCCCCGGCGCATTTTCAATTTGCCGTCGACGCGCCCGGGCTGCCCGCCGCGACACCGGCGGCGCCGATGCAGGCTATCAATCTGCGCGCGGCGACCGAGGCCTTCCAGCGCGAGGCGATTTCCCGCGCGTTAGCGGATAACCATCGCAACTGGGCTGCCGCCGCCCGCGCGCTGGAGCTTGATGTCGCCAACCTGCACCGGCTGGCGAAGCGTCTGGGGCTTAAAGAATCCCGGCCTGATAGAAGTTCTGTAGGTTAATCGCCCCAACCAGAAGGCC contains:
- the norR gene encoding nitric oxide reductase transcriptional regulator NorR; translation: MSFSVEVLAKIAIDLQSDIGHADRFSRLIATLRQVLGCDASALLRYDAHQFVPLAIDGLAQDVLGRRFALAGHPRLEAIARAGDVVRFPADSDLPDPYDGLIPGQESLKVHACVGLPLFAGQTLIGALTLDGMDADRFDSFSDEELRLIAALVAGALNNALLIARLENQNVLPEASASYTPPDRQEIIGLSAPIQQLKKEIDIVAASDLNVLISGETGTGKELVAKAVHQGSARAANPLIYLNCAALPESVAESELFGHVKGAFTGAISNRSGKFEMADNGTLFLDEIGELSLALQAKLLRVLQYGDIQRVGDDRSLRVDVRVLAATNRDLRQEVIAGRFRADLYHRLSVFPLSVPALRDRDDDVVLLAGYFCEQCRLRMGLAQVVLSDATRARLRSWPWPGNVRELEHAIHRAVVLARATQAGDEVRLSPAHFQFAVDAPGLPAATPAAPMQAINLRAATEAFQREAISRALADNHRNWAAAARALELDVANLHRLAKRLGLKESRPDRSSVG